A section of the Solea solea chromosome 17, fSolSol10.1, whole genome shotgun sequence genome encodes:
- the taf1a gene encoding TATA box-binding protein-associated factor RNA polymerase I subunit A, producing MDDIDRELECLQDSDDDSDISAKGRKKPRLSLGNPMPGETSRETGFHQSTRVCLEHIREAMLHHRWQEAAEYMAFYPQVLEDLDEGSTPKYKEIIWRLSTEILHHHPNSTLEDYNNIYERMKHAGVKHYLMISLEHAFHLLLHGHIEDAKLQFSACGSWRYGNNVAHYQATKLIQAYRSLLDYVTWCDKKHTHSYTVDQDDSVSREMSKYFRHASANLKEIVKYPGVWDPFILSYVEMLEFYEDYDTALKVLNDYAYDNSFPPNPNAHVYLYQYLKRRDASKKRLAKVLKILRALVPSHELMLEYSSLLLQSEKITDVHKALGIVLDMLDFACWRNNLDVWKRLKAVIQQLQCTEENWKTLVLDTMSGRKDWWPVLHFTSFHASKDSVNPELMEVKASLKRVLCPDTLLKYTAEGGTSTEWTLGGKRKH from the exons ATGGATGACATTGATAGAGAGCTGGAGTGTCTTCAGGACTCGGATGACGACAGTGACATCTCTGCTAAAGGACGGAAAAAACCCAGGCTTTCTCTGGGTAATCCTATGCCTGGTG AGACATCAAGGGAAACGGGGTTTCATCAGAGTACTCGTGTCTGTCTGGAGCACATCAGAGAAGCTATGCTGCACCATAGATGGCAAGAGGCAGCAGAATATATGGCATTTTACCCCCAAGTGTTAGAAGACCTAGATGAAGGCTCCACACCTAAGTATAAAGAG ATTATTTGGAGACTCAGCACCGAGATCCTTCACCATCACCCCAACTCAACCCTGGAGGACTACAACAACATCTATGAACGAATGAAACATGCAGGAGTTAAGCATTACCTGATG ATCAGTCTGGAACATGCCTTCCACCTGCTACTCCACGGTCACATCGAAGACGCAAAGCTTCAGTTTTCTGCCTGTGGAAGTTGGAGGTATGGGAACAACGTGGCTCACTATCAGGCGACTAAACTGATCCAGGCTTACAGGAGTTTGCTGGATTATGTCACCTGGTGCGACAAAAAGCATACACACTCCTACACTG TCGATCAAGACGACAGTGTCAGCCGAGAGATGAGTAAGTACTTCAGACATGCATCTGCGAATCTTAAGGAGATTGTGAAATACCCCGGTGTCTGGGATCCCTTCATACTGAGTTACGTTGag ATGCTGGAGTTCTATGAGGATTACGACACGGCTTTGAAGGTCCTGAATGACTACGCCTATGACAACAGCTTCCCACCCAATCCCAACGCCCACGTCTATCTGTACCAGTATTTAAAGCGGCGCGATGCTTCAAAAAAGAGACTGGCGAAAGTGTTGAAG ATCCTCCGTGCGTTGGTCCCAAGCCATGAGTTGATGTTGGAGTACAGTTCTCTCCTGCTTCAGTCTG AAAAAATAACTGATGTCCATAAAGCTTTAGGAATCGTTTTGGACATGTTGGACTTTGCCTGCTGGAGAAACAACCTGGACGTGTGGAAGCGCTTAAAGGCCGTCATTCAGCAATTACAGTGTACAGA agagaactgGAAGACGCTTGTCCTTGACACAATGTCTGGAAGGAAAGACTGGTGGCCAGTGCTGCATTTTACGAGCTTCCATGCCAGCAAAGACTCCGTAAATCCAGAGCTGATGGAGGTGAAAGCATCGCTGAAGAGAGTCCTCTGTCCAG ATACACTTCTGAAGTACACTGCTGAAGGAGGAACCAGTACAGAGTGGACATTAGGAGGGAAGAGGAAGCACTGA